The nucleotide sequence ataggctGTGGGTTaatgacttcggcttcactttcgggtgttcgaattccagcacgcaactctaacttttgtaagttatgcgcgttttaaataattaaattattgcttgaaggaaaacatgcatCGCggggaaaactgcatgcctgtaAGTTCTCCTGTGCGTACTCTGTGAGTCACAGGCTTGTCCCACACTTGTGGAGATCTCCAAGCCATCGCATAGTTTATTTGTCTGAAttctttgttaaattttatcatttattattgttttattaggtTCATTATGAGAATGTTTTATTGGTTGCACCTAGCTAGGATAGAACAAGGGCGCTGTGGCAAAGTGTGCCACTGGCTTAATAAGGTTGGTAACCCCTTAAACTATTTTACAGTACTGCTGCAATATGCAATATAAAGTGTATAATAGTGGCGTGCAAAGGGTTTTGGACCAGTAGGGCTAACAATTAACATGCATGCCAATTGCCACCAAAaaattatctctacccgttacttTTATTGCTTCTCTAGAGATAGATGTTTTGCTGGAGAAGAATATTAAGAATACCTTGGAATGCATTCCGGCAAACAGGTCCATTTTTGAAGAACTCGACATCACGCAACGTCTTTTCTCCatagtacaggctcgtattctcaCTTTCTTCGGTCACGGATCAAGAAGAGACAATGACTCCATTGAAGGTCTGGTTGTCtaaggaagaatcgagggcactGCCGCACTAGATCTCGAGGTAATTCCCATGAGATGGGCCGActaaataaaggctgcagtggctgtccccttacatgagtgtgcaagaaaggcagctgccagagaggagtggtgACATGGGTGACGGATAGGcaagcgtgccacaacacttaagtgacgaccacgaccgctctgacaagagtgaaccgactgagaagaaaaagaagagatAGACGAGACAAAAGGCATAATTTCTCGTGGTGCTAGCCCTACAGAAAGCCCTATGAAGAAGAAAGATGACAAAAAATGGAAAATCctctttcaacttttttttaatactaataattgcCGGAtaaagcagatgacccaccagGTAGTAAGAGGAAAAACTCCTTACAGACACAAAGACAATAGAGCAGCACTTAAGAGGCCATAGACGGTATAAATCCCACAAATTTTCACTCTTTATCCATgaaccttaggcgtaggtgttaagcctaatgtgccAGCACCCTCGCCCCTAAAACCGGAgcacagcaatgcttcttggcggcagaaatatgaTTAGCGtagtacttacccggacgagctctgtctggTTAAGTACTACGCGTACGAGTCTACTACTAAATACGAGTTACATACAATTTCAAGAATAGGCAGTTCTTTTGTGCTTGTAAGAAGTGCAAGATACtcttaattgataaaaacattcgAAATATCTCACTCTCAACTTAAAGTTTGTCAACTACGCCCATTATAGCAAGATAAGTTGTCGACTGTCTCACTGACTTATAATTGCCACAGTATTAATAAGAGTGCGTAACATTTTAGAAGATTCATACAATACACATGCGACAAATATACAACATGGAGttcatgtaaatataatatgtataatttacTGTTCGGTGTTCTTAAAGGAGAATATGAATACAGAGTACAAATATTTGTCtacaagttatttattatttaaaaactgttaGAAATAGCTAGTAAATGTATATGTAgttcatttttttatgttaggtTTATGGTTtattataacatcacgctatgTACGTATATATGTATGagtagataatattatgtaagtaatttTTATGACAGCAGAAGTCCGACCGATCGACCGATGTCGGTATCTGATTTATCTACAGTATATCTACGTACTTATAAGTAGTTCTCTTTTCAAACAAACTTAGTAGCCACGTCATATATCTTGATTCTCCGAATTCGCAAAACACTTGAGGTAAGGGTAGATACTACAATAGGCCAATAGGTACTTCTGTAGCCATTTGGCAGCACATTTTCTAGAGGTAGCCAGCAGCGTGTTTGATAAATCGGAAAGATTGTTAAATGTTAAATGATGTTCTTTCGTATAGATAGTACAAGGTTCAGAGTTACGAGGAGACCCAACAGCCGGTAGGTCATGAGATCACgacattatttttgtatttactaCTTTGTCAATTTATTGACGTTCTATCTGGCGCAATGAGCGCTGTTGTCTTTTAAGTGCGAGATCCCGAGTTCGATCGTTACAATTTAGGAAtctataatatctgaattttcactggtctagTTACTACCCTAGCGACAGAgacgcacgtctttgtcgccaagcaatttagcctactggtacgatgccgcgtaaaaaccgattagggtcaTGAGTTCAATACAACTGATATACTACTAAGAGGTTAGCCAACTACCAACTAAATCATTACCTACCACCTGGTAATAATGCAGTCGACggctcacttgtagtggaataaaaaagaaggaCAATACATATCAAAATTGCAGATTTTTCTATAATAGAAgcttaaaataatgtatattccaatacataaaagttttatctaatttaatttatataattctgcCTTCTTTCTGCTTcctaaaatatatacttactacctTTACAAATTACGTATATCAAGTAACAAAGCACGTTACTTGaaatgtacatataatattttacatgttcctacatttatttagttatggccccctcttataaataaattacctctGGTTTGTAGGTGCTAGTATATTTACATATGCCGCTTAAAAAACGTTGTGTTGTGTTTTGTACCTACTACATAGCATTTCCAGGTGGTAAATCTGGTTGAATCTCACAAAAATGTCAAGATTGGTGCGTGCAAGTATTGAAAATAATAGGAAAATGAATCAGTTGGAAATCAGGAGTAATCAATCATAGTTGGAAGGTATATAGAGGCaggttatattaaataaataaaacaatagtcGGTATGAGAAGCGTGTCGAAAGTGTGACCTACCGGTGTGAGGCAAAAAGCATGTGGGCATTGGTGTGGTGCTGGTTTGCGGCGTAACTGTGTTTGACACCTTGCGTTGCGCGTAATGCGCGTCCTTGGGCTCCCAGAAGAACACGTAGTACAGCGAGAGCATGATCGCAGCCAGCGACACGCAGAACACGTACACGATGACGGTGAGTACGCGCACGGTTTTCTTGTCACGCTTCCGGTCGTAGAGTGCGTCCAGCACCACCTCGTGCCCAGCGCCCGGGCCCAGCCTCACGGAGCCCGCACACGAGCGCACGCTGCCCGACGCGTACGACTTGCACGACATCTCCTGCTGCGGACCGCGCTGTCGCCTGCAATGCACCGCGGCACCGGCACCGCCACGAAACCGGGTAAGTAGGGCACGCTTATCGATATGCCCCAGTTCGTCGATGCGCCACGGCCCAGCCGTGTCCCGGGTCACGCTCGTGTCTGCAGCTTGACACCTCCTGATGCCGACTGCTGTTTCATTATTATGGCGCCTGCTCCGGACTTCATTTGTTTATCCTTTAATTTCACGCCCCGTAATATCTGAATCTATTCCAGTTACTGACGTAGTCGCACAAACGCGATTCGTTTGTCATGAACCATCCGCTCgggaaaatattatgtattgttttacGAGTCCGCTTTCAATATCAAAAACACAATCGACTGTACATTATTACCAATGAAATTTCTCCCCGATTAGTCACTCGCGGAGTGTACACGATTTCACGTTAACGAGCGGCTTGACAGATGTTTAGGTTGGCAAATCGCGGCCGTTATTTGTGTCGAGTGTAGTCCGACTGTAACAATACGCAAACAAAGTTAATTTGGAAGAGGATAACGCGGTACTAGTGACAGGCGAAAGGCATCGCAGGGCGGTGGGCGGGCGGCCACGTGCGGCGAGCAGGCGCGGCCCCGGCCTCCGCTACTTCACAGCTGATCAATAAATTCGCGATCTCAGTTATAACTTCGCAAACGTTGCGGATTTTTGACACCCTCTTAAACATTTTACTTCGTCGTCGTGTACttacttatacctacttatttactaCAATGACACAGGTTAACCTAatctattttatgtaaataaatgttgttgtttaaatacagatttatttatcaacaacattatatattgtttgtttctagttattcaagtaggtatagtttgttaagatattattatatagttgtGAATGTTTACTAcagtttaaatagaataaatatcaTACTAAGTAGATAAATTCGGCCCTAGTTGGTGACGAAGAAGTTTATTGTGTAAGTAAAGAACTACAGAATAAGTTTGtgtcataaaaaatagtttttttgctttatttgcaCTATGAAACAACTATTTGTGGAAAGGAATTTTCACCTTAGAATTGTGATTCATAAATCTACTTAACCAAagttaagtattaaattaaaccgAAAAAAATAAGAATCACGTAAATCCAACGACATCAATTAGTAAATTGGCCAAAAAAACATCGTAGATATTTgtgtacaattaaaataaactcctTTTTTGATGATTTATAATACAACCAAAGAATAAAGTTGCTGAGCAACGATTTTATGCTCTTCTGTCGCTTTTCTTTTCTCGCCTCTTTTCTACGACACTTAACCCAGTTTAGTTTATTAAGTAGATTTTGAGATGCCTACACCCAGGCACCTAACtacttgttttaaaatttttgtttctcTTTTTTACCAAGTTCTTTTAGGAACATGGAATGGTAAGTGCGACAGTGCTAGGTTTACTCATATAGTTTAGCGAAAACTTGAACAACGGAGTTCATTAGTTGGTTGCCTAGCCTTCTAGAATATAGAGACATGCATCTATTTTACAGATTTTTGCCTCTTTTATTTGACTTtattctaattaataataataatttgataattattcttattaataataatgttttttaagcAATCCTTAGCGGTACagcactactaaatttaatctataattttattttatctttaatgatTGCTAATTTGGGCCCAACTTAAACGTGGAATATGAGCTTATTATTGAAATGAGTAAATTATTGTGAAAGTAGTATGTATACGCCGAGTACCGACCACTTTCACTAAAATTATCAACAATTTATTGCATTACTTTAATATGAGTAAAGTCGGTATTGTTGCagctttagtttataattagtTGACGAATGTATTTATTGCCATTATCTCAGTTTTTATGAAATGTGCGCATGACTCGTTCTGGAGATTGtcttcattttacatcatctgaacaccctctatgcacgccactgcctgctctctcataagagagacGACTTAGAGCATAGACACACCAAGCTGATCCAAGCAGCATAAAATGAGGCAGGGCTTAAAATAATACCACACTATTTCGGTAATAAGTAGTACCTACTTTTGATATATGATACTTAGTCAATACTGCTAGCAATGTAAAATTAGAGCTATAACTACCTACTTTACtaagttaaattaaagtaattgATGTTCGACACAATTTTGTACTACTACTAATTGGATGATAAGGAAACCCCTCATTCACACATATCTACTTAGCTACCTTTTACTTATTATCAAAACATTAAACCTACAACGTTCATACCGTAGCTACAAACCTATCAAggttaccagcccactacggggctcgggtctcctcttcGGCCAACACACTGGCCATGTGCgaattggttgacttcacacgcctttgaaaacattattgagaactcttagTTATGCAGGttcccttacgatgttttcctttaccgttgaaacaAGAACGGACATAGATCCAAAAAGCTAGAGAtgcatgccggggatcgaattcggtcAGACTAGAAATATATGGCCGAAGTCCCACAACCATAAGGGTATCACCGCATCTCCTTTCAGATTACCGTACAgtgcaaaattattaataattccaACTACTTCAATGTACTTAAGGCGATAATTTACAATTAGttggtaagtaggtatattaattggTACGCATGTGTGGTTTGGATTATAATCTATTACATATATTAATGGTTGGTTATCATCAACCAACTGATCTGATGTTATTTTGGACGTGGGAAGGGGGCATTTGAATTCTCTAATGGCACACGTATGGATCTCTTCCTTTTGATCATTTGAACACGTAAAATCGTTCGTAACATACCTACTCGTAGTTCTCTCTATCGCCCGTTGAATGCCACGAATTGGAGGTTTTCATTTCGATTGCATTTTTATGTTGTATGTAAGTTTAAGTAAAGATTACACCATATAGCTTAAAGATATGCATAGTGCATTGTGGTGATGGAGGGCCGTTAAACGGGATATTAAGATGCTGAAATGGAAAAAACGTTGTGTATATCTATTATTTTGAGATGAtatcatcatgatgatgatgatatgacaCATGGCCACTTTACAAACCACATGAGGTCAATGCtgatatttaaaagtattttattttttcaatcattatctatctatactgatattataaagaggttttttttgtttgttggtttatgGGTATAAATAGGCCCCTCAACTACTGAACCAgttataaccattttttttttgttgttgttgaaaAGGCTCCGAAACCGATTTTagccatttcttcgccaaaagaaaggaAACTATCAAGAAGTAACAtgggctataatttattttcaaaatatagatacctacataagaaaattgcaataacgtAAAATAAACCTAAACAAAGCAGCTATTTTTTAGataaacttaattgaaaaaaatcgggtataaaaactgcaaaaaggtgctggagtggcgaccccgcaccggtaaacgcagcgtaggtcggcccccaacgaggtggacggatgacatcaggcgagtccctgggagccgctggaggcaagcggcctaggaccgtgtattgtggaactccctacaaaagacctatgtccagcagtggacgtcgattggttgacatgatgatgatgatgatgatgataaaaactgCACCCGATTTTTTTACAGGCCTAAATGGAATCCCACACACCTCCCACATAAGCTTTttctacgggatgctttaataacaaaaaacggAACATTATATCATTGTATAGTATAGAACCTACATAATATTTCGATCCTCTTTGACTATACGGCGAGTAAATAGTTTCAGGTATTTATGCTAATCAGTTGTCCAAAAATGCCGCTTCGGCTAACACGCATTGGGTGTCGCTTTCTGACCCCTTGAGATCCGTTATCAAAATGgtctaaagaaattaattaaaatagcgCACCTATATTCCAGAAACAACTTATCAGTTGTGTCCCGGCCTCCCACCGGGCTGAGGGGAAGTTtatccattaaaaataattggatCGAtgttagcaatttttttttgcttcaataTTCTACCTACACATTAATCAATCTCGCATTGTTTACATTGGTATGACAATTAGGTATACCGCCACTCTTATTAAATTGGTTGGAACTTggatatgtacctacctatccaACTTATCTTTTTTTACAGAGTGCAGAGGATGGTTAAATTAGTTTACTATCGGAAACTTTGCTTAAACCGCTTTCATAAAACTTTGCAGAGCATTTTTATGGTCATCTTAATCACCCAATGCGTGTTGATTTGGAATTTAT is from Pararge aegeria chromosome 19, ilParAegt1.1, whole genome shotgun sequence and encodes:
- the LOC120632064 gene encoding uncharacterized protein LOC120632064 isoform X1; amino-acid sequence: MSCKSYASGSVRSCAGSVRLGPGAGHEVVLDALYDRKRDKKTVRVLTVIVYVFCVSLAAIMLSLYYVFFWEPKDAHYAQRKVSNTVTPQTSTTPMPTCFLPHTGGSDTSVNETATPPTLENIANFTNSNETAETIADYTENSTFVASEKDYTSDDNETLNVTTIT